The following proteins are encoded in a genomic region of Anaerobaca lacustris:
- a CDS encoding O-acetylhomoserine aminocarboxypropyltransferase/cysteine synthase family protein: MEQNPYHAETLALHGGHALDAETRSRAVPIYQTTSYCFQDTDHAARLFALQEFGNIYTRIMNPTTDVLEKRLAALEGGVAGLCFSSGMAAITAAVLNVCRSGQHIVSSSSLYGGTVTLFSHTLPRLGIDVTFVDAREPSNFAKVIRDDTRLVYIESLGNPKNDVLDYAEIARIAHERGVPVVCDNTVMTPILFRPFEHGIDLVVHSCTKYVGGHGSSIGGAIVDAGRFDWNNGRYPEFTEPDPSYHGMKFFEAFGNLSYILKARVTMLRDTGACLSPFNAFLLLQGIETVHLRMPRHCENALALAKWLEKQSQVAWVNYPGLPSHPDHARAKKYMPNGCGGILGFGIKGGKDAGVKFIDSVKLASHLANVGDSKTLVIHPASTTHQQLTGQEQLAAGVTPDYIRVSVGTEHIDDIIADFEQALKASS, translated from the coding sequence ATGGAGCAGAACCCGTATCACGCCGAGACGCTCGCCCTGCACGGCGGCCATGCACTGGACGCCGAGACGCGGAGCCGGGCAGTGCCGATCTATCAGACGACCAGCTATTGCTTTCAGGACACCGATCACGCGGCGAGGCTGTTCGCGTTGCAGGAGTTCGGCAACATCTACACCCGCATCATGAACCCCACCACCGACGTGCTGGAGAAGCGTCTGGCGGCGTTGGAGGGCGGCGTCGCGGGGCTGTGCTTCAGCTCGGGCATGGCGGCGATCACGGCCGCGGTCCTCAACGTCTGTCGGTCGGGCCAGCACATCGTCTCGTCCAGCTCGCTCTATGGCGGCACCGTGACCCTGTTCAGTCACACGCTGCCCCGGCTCGGGATCGATGTGACGTTCGTCGATGCGCGCGAGCCGAGCAATTTCGCCAAGGTCATTCGCGACGATACGCGGCTGGTCTATATCGAGAGCCTGGGCAACCCGAAGAACGACGTGCTCGACTACGCCGAGATCGCCCGGATCGCGCACGAGCGCGGGGTCCCGGTCGTCTGCGACAACACGGTGATGACGCCGATCCTGTTCCGGCCGTTCGAGCACGGCATCGACCTCGTCGTGCACAGTTGCACCAAGTACGTCGGCGGCCACGGCAGCAGCATCGGCGGGGCGATCGTCGATGCGGGCCGGTTCGACTGGAACAACGGGCGGTACCCTGAATTCACCGAGCCCGACCCGAGTTATCACGGCATGAAGTTCTTCGAGGCGTTCGGCAATCTGTCGTATATTCTCAAGGCCCGCGTCACGATGCTGCGGGATACGGGGGCGTGCCTGTCGCCGTTCAACGCGTTCCTGTTGCTCCAGGGGATCGAGACGGTGCATCTGCGGATGCCACGGCACTGCGAGAACGCCCTGGCGCTGGCCAAGTGGCTTGAAAAGCAGTCTCAGGTGGCCTGGGTGAATTATCCGGGCCTGCCTTCGCATCCCGACCACGCACGGGCGAAGAAATACATGCCCAACGGCTGCGGCGGCATTCTCGGGTTCGGGATCAAAGGCGGCAAAGACGCCGGCGTCAAGTTCATCGACAGCGTCAAGCTCGCCAGCCATCTGGCGAACGTCGGCGACAGCAAGACGCTCGTGATCCATCCGGCCAGCACCACCCACCAGCAACTGACCGGCCAGGAACAGCTTGCCGCCGGCGTGACGCCGGATTATATTCGCGTCTCGGTCGGCACCGAGCACATCGACGATATCATCGCCGATTTCGAACAGGCCCTGAAAGCCAGTTCTTAG
- the nadA gene encoding quinolinate synthase NadA has protein sequence MSVVSENKLDERLLRRIGELKERRNAVILAHNYQPDEIQDLADFSGDSLGLSVQASQTDADVIVFCGVLFMAETAAILSPKKTVLMPEPSAGCPMADMITAEQLRQLKAKHPDALVVCYVNSPAEVKAESDYCCTSANAVEVVRSLPAERQVLFVPDRHLGQFVQERTGRDLILWPGYCPTHQFIGEQEVRDLRETHPQAVVMAHPECSEPVKALADELLSTGQMLKFVRTSKAGQFIVATEIGILHALRNARPDAEFIAASARGVCPNMKKTTLDKVVASLENMQYEITVPSDIAARARRSLDRMVEILPKH, from the coding sequence GTGAGCGTCGTTTCGGAGAACAAGTTGGACGAGAGACTGCTTCGCCGGATCGGCGAACTGAAAGAGCGCCGCAACGCGGTGATTCTGGCGCACAACTACCAGCCGGACGAGATCCAGGATTTGGCGGACTTCAGCGGCGACTCGCTCGGCCTGAGCGTTCAGGCGTCACAGACCGACGCGGACGTCATCGTTTTCTGCGGCGTACTGTTCATGGCCGAGACCGCCGCGATCCTCTCGCCGAAGAAGACCGTGCTGATGCCCGAGCCGAGCGCCGGGTGCCCGATGGCGGACATGATTACCGCCGAGCAGTTGCGCCAGTTGAAGGCAAAGCATCCGGATGCCCTGGTAGTCTGCTACGTCAACAGTCCGGCTGAGGTCAAGGCCGAGAGCGACTACTGCTGCACCAGCGCCAATGCCGTCGAGGTCGTCCGGTCATTGCCGGCCGAGCGGCAGGTCCTGTTCGTGCCCGACCGGCACCTGGGCCAGTTCGTCCAGGAGCGGACGGGCCGGGACCTGATCCTGTGGCCCGGATATTGTCCGACCCACCAGTTCATCGGCGAGCAGGAGGTGCGCGACCTTCGCGAAACGCACCCGCAAGCCGTGGTGATGGCGCACCCGGAGTGCTCCGAGCCGGTCAAGGCCCTGGCGGACGAGCTTCTGAGCACGGGTCAGATGCTCAAGTTCGTCCGGACGAGCAAGGCCGGGCAGTTCATCGTGGCCACGGAGATCGGCATTCTGCACGCACTGCGGAACGCGCGGCCCGACGCCGAGTTCATTGCCGCCAGCGCTCGCGGCGTGTGCCCGAACATGAAGAAGACCACGCTCGACAAGGTGGTCGCGTCGCTGGAGAACATGCAGTACGAGATCACCGTACCGTCCGACATTGCGGCCAGGGCCAGGAGGTCGTTGGACCGCATGGTGGAGATCCTTCCGAAACACTGA
- the epsC gene encoding serine O-acetyltransferase EpsC yields the protein MSRPSCTKDCQNLRRRDNRAVPGGKSMSKTLTDKMLGKLVERVVETYEGDSGINFIDAANLPVRGQILDILELLFEVLFPGHTGNKAVTRSNVRYVVGDLLSQIYTELADQAKRAYQYQCRIRKCGDCDCERMGRKAALELLEALPRIREMLKGDVQAAFDGDPAARSYEEIVISYPCITAIAVHRIAYELHVRQVPLIPRIMSECAHTKTGIDIHPGARIGRNFFIDHGTGVVIGETTVIGKNVKIYQGATLGALSFRRDERGRIIKGGKRHPTIEDDVTIYAEATILGDVTIGKGAVIGGNAWIKESVPAGVTVWSPSPDLIYRKNTKKSKTRTQET from the coding sequence ATGTCTCGACCGAGTTGTACGAAGGACTGCCAGAACCTGAGACGGCGTGACAACCGCGCCGTGCCGGGTGGCAAGAGCATGAGCAAGACGCTGACGGACAAGATGCTGGGCAAGCTCGTGGAACGGGTTGTCGAGACCTACGAAGGGGACTCGGGAATCAACTTCATCGATGCGGCGAATCTGCCCGTGCGCGGACAGATCCTCGACATCCTGGAACTGCTGTTCGAGGTGCTGTTTCCGGGCCATACGGGCAACAAGGCCGTGACGCGATCCAACGTCCGGTACGTCGTTGGCGATCTTCTCAGCCAGATCTACACGGAACTGGCGGACCAGGCGAAGCGCGCCTATCAGTACCAGTGTCGCATCCGCAAGTGCGGGGACTGCGATTGTGAGCGAATGGGGCGGAAGGCGGCGTTGGAGCTGCTGGAAGCGCTGCCGCGCATCCGCGAAATGCTCAAGGGCGACGTTCAGGCCGCGTTCGACGGGGACCCGGCGGCACGGTCGTACGAGGAGATCGTGATCAGCTATCCGTGCATCACGGCCATTGCCGTCCATCGGATCGCCTATGAGCTGCACGTTCGTCAGGTCCCGCTGATCCCGCGCATCATGTCGGAGTGCGCCCATACCAAGACGGGCATCGACATCCATCCGGGCGCCCGGATCGGCAGGAATTTCTTCATCGATCACGGCACCGGCGTTGTGATCGGCGAGACGACGGTGATCGGCAAGAACGTGAAGATCTATCAGGGGGCAACGCTGGGCGCGCTGAGCTTCCGTCGCGACGAGCGGGGCCGCATCATCAAAGGGGGCAAACGACATCCGACGATCGAGGACGACGTGACGATCTACGCCGAGGCGACCATCCTCGGTGACGTGACCATCGGGAAGGGAGCGGTGATCGGGGGCAACGCCTGGATCAAGGAGTCGGTGCCGGCCGGGGTGACCGTGTGGAGTCCGAGCCCCGACCTGATCTATCGCAAGAACACGAAGAAATCCAAGACAAGGACCCAAGAGACGTGA
- the cysK gene encoding cysteine synthase A — protein MSAVFEDIAAAVGYTPLVRLNRLNPSRATVLVKLESKNPCGSVKDRIAKYMIEEAEQAGQIGPNTVIVEPTSGNTGIGLAFICAAKGIGLTLTMPESMSIERRKLLQLLGARIVLTPAQNGMGGAIQTAERLVAENPNALMLQQFKNPANPKAHRETTAREIWVDTDGHVDILVAGVGTGGTLTGCGEVLKGKNPDLKVVAVEPKASPVLSGGKPGPHKIQGIGAGFVPDVLKVDLIDEIVQVTNEDAMGTARQLAATEGILSGISGGANVWAAMHVAQRPENEGKTIVTFICDTGERYVSTELYEGLPEPETA, from the coding sequence ATGAGTGCTGTTTTTGAAGATATCGCAGCGGCGGTGGGCTACACGCCGTTGGTGCGGCTGAACCGATTGAATCCCAGCCGGGCGACGGTCCTGGTCAAGCTCGAATCGAAGAACCCCTGCGGCAGCGTCAAGGACCGCATCGCCAAGTACATGATCGAGGAGGCCGAGCAGGCCGGACAGATCGGCCCGAACACCGTTATCGTCGAGCCGACCAGCGGCAACACCGGGATCGGCCTGGCCTTTATCTGCGCGGCCAAGGGGATTGGCCTGACGCTGACGATGCCCGAATCGATGAGCATCGAGAGGCGAAAGCTCCTGCAACTGCTCGGCGCCCGAATCGTTCTGACGCCGGCGCAGAACGGCATGGGCGGCGCCATCCAGACGGCGGAGCGACTCGTGGCCGAGAATCCCAACGCGCTGATGCTCCAGCAGTTCAAGAACCCTGCCAACCCGAAGGCGCACCGGGAGACGACGGCCCGAGAGATTTGGGTCGATACCGACGGGCACGTCGATATACTGGTGGCCGGCGTGGGTACGGGGGGGACCTTGACTGGCTGCGGCGAGGTTCTCAAGGGCAAGAATCCCGACCTGAAGGTGGTGGCGGTCGAGCCGAAGGCGTCGCCCGTTCTGTCGGGTGGCAAGCCGGGGCCCCACAAGATCCAGGGGATCGGCGCCGGCTTCGTGCCCGACGTCTTGAAGGTGGACCTGATCGACGAGATCGTGCAGGTCACGAACGAAGACGCGATGGGCACGGCCCGGCAATTGGCCGCCACGGAGGGCATCCTCTCGGGCATCAGCGGGGGCGCCAATGTCTGGGCGGCGATGCATGTGGCCCAACGCCCGGAGAATGAGGGCAAGACCATCGTGACGTTTATCTGCGACACCGGGGAACGGTATGTCTCGACCGAGTTGTACGAAGGACTGCCAGAACCTGAGACGGCGTGA
- a CDS encoding RrF2 family transcriptional regulator has translation MKLSTRTRYGIRAVIELSQHEGKRPLQLKAIAERQGISVKYLEQLMSLLRSSGFVRSIRGSKGGYVLARPPEQIRLNEIFRCLEGPVTTAECTEDAEYCDRAADCAAREVWMQVEEAIQRVLRSITLADMVHRVQTPTPSYSI, from the coding sequence ATGAAACTCTCGACGCGAACTCGTTATGGCATCCGGGCCGTGATCGAACTGTCGCAACATGAGGGCAAACGCCCGCTTCAACTGAAGGCGATCGCGGAGCGGCAGGGGATTTCGGTGAAGTATCTCGAACAGTTGATGAGTCTGCTGCGGTCTTCGGGTTTCGTCCGCAGCATCCGGGGTTCGAAGGGGGGCTACGTTCTCGCCCGCCCGCCGGAGCAGATTCGACTCAACGAGATCTTCCGGTGTCTCGAAGGTCCCGTCACAACAGCCGAGTGTACCGAAGACGCGGAATACTGCGATCGCGCGGCTGACTGCGCGGCCAGGGAGGTCTGGATGCAGGTCGAGGAGGCGATCCAGCGCGTGTTGCGCTCGATCACCCTGGCGGACATGGTTCACAGAGTGCAGACCCCAACCCCCAGCTACAGCATCTGA